A section of the Perognathus longimembris pacificus isolate PPM17 chromosome 7, ASM2315922v1, whole genome shotgun sequence genome encodes:
- the Fbxo2 gene encoding F-box only protein 2 isoform X2, translating into MAPHKSVGQPEEASLEEQPEEEAAACAEGSAEEEQPGEEEGEAAAYLAELPEPLLLRVLAELPAAQLVQACRLVCLRWKELVDGAPLWLLKCQQEGLVPEGDAEDGDHWQHFYFLSKRRRNLLRNPCGEEDLEGWSDVENGGDGWRVEEMPGDSGVEFIHDDSVKKYFASSFEWCRKAQVIDLQAEGYWEELLDTTQPAIVVKDWYSGRTDAGCLYELTVRLLSEHEDVLAEFSSGQVAVPQDSEDGGWMEISHTFTDYGPGVRFVRFEHGGQDSVYWKGWFGARVTNSSVWVEP; encoded by the exons ATGGCGCCACACA AGAGCGTGGGCCAGCCGGAGGAGGCGAGCCTGGAAGAGCAGcccgaggaggaggcggcggcgtgCGCCGAGGGGagcgccgaggaggagcagccgggggaggaggagggggaggcggccGCGTACCTGGCCGAGCTGCCCGAGCCGCTGCTGCTGCGCGTGCTGGCCGAGCTGCCGGCCGCCCAGCTGGTGCAGGCCTGCCGCCTGGTGTGCCTGCGCTGGAAGGAGCTGGTGGACGGCGCCCCGCTGTGGCTGCTCAAGTGCCAGCAGGAGGGGCTGGTGCCCGAGGGCGACGCCGAGGACGGCGACCACTGGCAGCACTTCTACTTCCTGAGCAAGCGGCGCCGCAACCTGCTGCGCAACCCCTGCGGGGAAG AGGACCTGGAAGGCTGGAGCGACGTGGAGAACGGCGGGGACGGCTGGAGGGTGGAGGAGATGCCTGGGGACAGCGGCGTGGAATTCATCCACGACGACAGCGTCAAGAAGTACTTCGCCTCCTCCTTCGa GTGGTGTCGCAAAGCGCAGGTCATTGACCTGCAGGCTGAGGGCTACTGGGAGGAGCTGCTGGACACCACCCAGCCGGCCATCGTGGTGAAGGACTG GTACTCGGGCCGCACGGACGCCGGCTGCCTGTACGAGCTCACGGTGAGGCTGCTGTCGGAGCACGAGGACGTGCTGGCCGAGTTCAGCAGCGGGCAGGTGGCCGTGCCCCAGGACAGCGAGGACGGCGGCTGGATGGAG ATCTCCCACACCTTCACCGACTACGGGCCCGGCGTCCGCTTCGTCCGCTTCGAGCACGGCGGGCAGGACTCCGTGTACTGGAAGGGCTGGTTCGGGGCCCGGGTGACCAACAGCAGCGTGTGGGTGGAGCCCTGA
- the Fbxo2 gene encoding F-box only protein 2 isoform X3 codes for MDGDGDPESVGQPEEASLEEQPEEEAAACAEGSAEEEQPGEEEGEAAAYLAELPEPLLLRVLAELPAAQLVQACRLVCLRWKELVDGAPLWLLKCQQEGLVPEGDAEDGDHWQHFYFLSKRRRNLLRNPCGEEDLEGWSDVENGGDGWRVEEMPGDSGVEFIHDDSVKKWCRKAQVIDLQAEGYWEELLDTTQPAIVVKDWYSGRTDAGCLYELTVRLLSEHEDVLAEFSSGQVAVPQDSEDGGWMEISHTFTDYGPGVRFVRFEHGGQDSVYWKGWFGARVTNSSVWVEP; via the exons AGAGCGTGGGCCAGCCGGAGGAGGCGAGCCTGGAAGAGCAGcccgaggaggaggcggcggcgtgCGCCGAGGGGagcgccgaggaggagcagccgggggaggaggagggggaggcggccGCGTACCTGGCCGAGCTGCCCGAGCCGCTGCTGCTGCGCGTGCTGGCCGAGCTGCCGGCCGCCCAGCTGGTGCAGGCCTGCCGCCTGGTGTGCCTGCGCTGGAAGGAGCTGGTGGACGGCGCCCCGCTGTGGCTGCTCAAGTGCCAGCAGGAGGGGCTGGTGCCCGAGGGCGACGCCGAGGACGGCGACCACTGGCAGCACTTCTACTTCCTGAGCAAGCGGCGCCGCAACCTGCTGCGCAACCCCTGCGGGGAAG AGGACCTGGAAGGCTGGAGCGACGTGGAGAACGGCGGGGACGGCTGGAGGGTGGAGGAGATGCCTGGGGACAGCGGCGTGGAATTCATCCACGACGACAGCGTCAAGAA GTGGTGTCGCAAAGCGCAGGTCATTGACCTGCAGGCTGAGGGCTACTGGGAGGAGCTGCTGGACACCACCCAGCCGGCCATCGTGGTGAAGGACTG GTACTCGGGCCGCACGGACGCCGGCTGCCTGTACGAGCTCACGGTGAGGCTGCTGTCGGAGCACGAGGACGTGCTGGCCGAGTTCAGCAGCGGGCAGGTGGCCGTGCCCCAGGACAGCGAGGACGGCGGCTGGATGGAG ATCTCCCACACCTTCACCGACTACGGGCCCGGCGTCCGCTTCGTCCGCTTCGAGCACGGCGGGCAGGACTCCGTGTACTGGAAGGGCTGGTTCGGGGCCCGGGTGACCAACAGCAGCGTGTGGGTGGAGCCCTGA
- the Fbxo2 gene encoding F-box only protein 2 isoform X1: MDGDGDPESVGQPEEASLEEQPEEEAAACAEGSAEEEQPGEEEGEAAAYLAELPEPLLLRVLAELPAAQLVQACRLVCLRWKELVDGAPLWLLKCQQEGLVPEGDAEDGDHWQHFYFLSKRRRNLLRNPCGEEDLEGWSDVENGGDGWRVEEMPGDSGVEFIHDDSVKKYFASSFEWCRKAQVIDLQAEGYWEELLDTTQPAIVVKDWYSGRTDAGCLYELTVRLLSEHEDVLAEFSSGQVAVPQDSEDGGWMEISHTFTDYGPGVRFVRFEHGGQDSVYWKGWFGARVTNSSVWVEP; the protein is encoded by the exons AGAGCGTGGGCCAGCCGGAGGAGGCGAGCCTGGAAGAGCAGcccgaggaggaggcggcggcgtgCGCCGAGGGGagcgccgaggaggagcagccgggggaggaggagggggaggcggccGCGTACCTGGCCGAGCTGCCCGAGCCGCTGCTGCTGCGCGTGCTGGCCGAGCTGCCGGCCGCCCAGCTGGTGCAGGCCTGCCGCCTGGTGTGCCTGCGCTGGAAGGAGCTGGTGGACGGCGCCCCGCTGTGGCTGCTCAAGTGCCAGCAGGAGGGGCTGGTGCCCGAGGGCGACGCCGAGGACGGCGACCACTGGCAGCACTTCTACTTCCTGAGCAAGCGGCGCCGCAACCTGCTGCGCAACCCCTGCGGGGAAG AGGACCTGGAAGGCTGGAGCGACGTGGAGAACGGCGGGGACGGCTGGAGGGTGGAGGAGATGCCTGGGGACAGCGGCGTGGAATTCATCCACGACGACAGCGTCAAGAAGTACTTCGCCTCCTCCTTCGa GTGGTGTCGCAAAGCGCAGGTCATTGACCTGCAGGCTGAGGGCTACTGGGAGGAGCTGCTGGACACCACCCAGCCGGCCATCGTGGTGAAGGACTG GTACTCGGGCCGCACGGACGCCGGCTGCCTGTACGAGCTCACGGTGAGGCTGCTGTCGGAGCACGAGGACGTGCTGGCCGAGTTCAGCAGCGGGCAGGTGGCCGTGCCCCAGGACAGCGAGGACGGCGGCTGGATGGAG ATCTCCCACACCTTCACCGACTACGGGCCCGGCGTCCGCTTCGTCCGCTTCGAGCACGGCGGGCAGGACTCCGTGTACTGGAAGGGCTGGTTCGGGGCCCGGGTGACCAACAGCAGCGTGTGGGTGGAGCCCTGA